The stretch of DNA aaaatacgttaattttttaagaaaataaaatgttttattttaatgaattattgataatatttttaacaattcttttttaatatgtaagtaataatatttaaaatacaaaaacttcaaaatataaatttttttatatgtttaaaattttttaagctattttttcttcaatcaaaaatgtttttaatgGCATACAaacttattttaaataagaaaattaaataaaagtttctataattaaaaatatatttcatttttttttttttctatttctgaAATATTTcccaaaaaagaaaaaaattcaaagtAATTTATACTATATATGATATATAgaagaattatatataacaaaatgAAATACATTGACATAAAGTATCATAAAATgagatataataatatataataaaatattactaaaaataattttatgaaaaattattttattgtatgatttaaaaaaaaagtaataaatcaaaaaataaatgataaaatgaagaaatacaTTTAAAGGAATCATTCTCTTAATATAAAAGgagaaatataaatttatgcgagatgataaattaaaataattataatgatcttattttttcatatataaatgaaaaattttaaaataaacataATAATGTGGAAATAacattaattattattatattatactATTTTCcataaaaagaagaaatgcGAAatgctttttatttttttttaaaatacatccttaatttttcttaattttatatactttaaaaatgttaagttgctttaataaaatttttcttaaaaatgtAAGAGAATTTAATAGGGGTTACTTACTGTTTATAATTGCAAAAAAAGAACAATTTAGTTATGTAAAATCTACAAGCacaaattttgaaaaaataaatgaagaatataCGAATATGCAACGTCTCATTCcgttaaatgaaaatgagtTATTAAAGATAAGAAATTTACtaattaaaataacaaatgaaaaatatatttttcacaAAATTGTGCATTCGTATAATATtccatcattttttttattagataatGATGTCAGAAATCATTTTCTGAAATATCTTCGAGAAGATTTAACTTATACATATGAGCTAAGAGAATTCATTATGAATGAATCAGGAAATCATAGGGAAAATATTGTtgacttaaaaaaaagaaaagaaaaagaatttcaattaaaaaataaagaagtaTATGATGCTAAAAAGGAattagaaaatgaaatacaATACATGAAAGATACAAagtatgaaaaaattataaatattttacaaatttttataaaaaaacattattatAGGCAATGGATATTTTATGaacaaataaagaaaatgtgTGATTTTACAGAAATGAGGGAATTTATAAAGAATAGAAATAAAACCaggaaattatatttatatgtaggACCAACCAATAGTGGAAAGACGTATGAAGCATTTGGAAAATTAGCTGAATCAAAGAATGGATTATATTGTGCTCCTTTAAGACTATTAGCATGGGAAATACATaacaaattattaaaattacataaagTTACAAATTTATTAACAGGCCAAGaagtaattaaaaagaatgatAATACACATACTATTTGTACAATTGAAATGACtccattaaataaaaattacgaTTGTGCAATTATTGATGAAATTCAAATGATTAATAATAGTATTAGGGGATATGCTTGGACAAATGTACTCATAAACTTAAATTgtgaagaaatatatttatgtggtagtgaaaatattataaatttaattaagaATTTATCCGACATTTTAAATGATCAATTAATCATAAAGAGGTTCAAAAGATTATCAAAATTGGAACTACAAGAAAAAACAGAAAATTTGGAAAATGTTAAAACTGGGGATTGCGTAATAACTTTTTCAAGAAGTAATATaatgttattaaaaaagaaactagaaaaattaaacaagagagtttttgttatatatgGAAATTTGCCTCctgaatcaaaaaaaaaacaaatagaattatttaattattattgtcAAATAAACAAAGAAAATAACAAATGTGATCATACTGATTTggatgataaaaaaaaaaaaaaagattatatgagtgataaaaataatgaaaaagaaacaaTTTTAATTGCTACTGACGTTATAGGTATGGGATTAAATATTtgtataaaaagaataatattttattctttgaaaaaatatgatGGAGATATTTTGAGATATTTGTACATTTCTGAAATTTTGCAAATATCAGGAAGAGCTGGAAGATATCAagaaaattgtaaaaatgaTATGATTGGATATATCACTTGTATTCATTCAGatgatttaaatattttaagaactgtttttaaaaataaaaatataagtagTTTAATTGGTAATGATATAGAAAATTGCTTATTATATAATGAAGAcaataataattcaaatagtTTGAATAATAATACAGTGAACTTTTGTAACAATACAAATAGATGTGAAGAAGGCAGTTTTAGTATAAACAATAGTAATGTAAATAGTGTAAATTCTAGTgacaatttattaaataataaaagaaattatgaGAAtcttgaaatttttttaaaagaaaatgagtGCAATTCATATGCTCGTGCAGGATATTTTCCTGATTTTAATACAATTGATAATTTAGGAAAAATATTGGAATTTGAACAcaattcaaaaataaaattatatgaaacattacaaatattaattgattacttaaaattaaatgaaagatatttttttttaactaaaaaTTACAACCAAATGATATTTATTGCTAAATTTTTAGATAGTATTAACTTAGataaacatatattattcatatatacaTTGTCAccaattaatataaataatgtaattattttaaacatTTTGAAAACATTTTGTATGTGCCATAGCATATTAGGTTATGTTGATTTTTTTcaatgtataaataaaaatttattacatactttaaatttaaaagacaatttaaagaatttatCTGATAGTTTTGAACATGAGgaaacaaattttttttttcaaagtGATAGAATtattgataataattttaaaacattGCCCAGTGAATATAGTGAAAAGCTAAATGCTAATAGTGTTAACGATAATCATATATTTAAGAAtagtattttattaaatacttcagaggaaaataaaatcatAGCAAAAGATttacaaaatgaaaataataggAATGATATAAGTTTTGATGAATACATTCAAATACTAGAAGTTTATTATGAAATAATTGATTTATATTGCTGGTTAAATACGAAATTTCctgatatatataaaaatatagatttAGTAAAtgacgaaaaaaaaaaagtttctagggaaattattaatatgcTAACACAATCATTAAAAGAGGATGAGACATATGTTGATGAAAAtgcatatttaaaaaaattagatacatattttttaggGTATAAAAAcctttaagaaaaaaaaaaataataaatatataatcatAAATATGTGTATAAgcaatataaaagaaaaatatataaacgtttattttatatatttttattttattttttatgtattgtTTGCATTATCctgattatttatattaatattttctgaTGGAAGAGGAGGAGGATTCGTTTCAGGAGCAGGTGCATGAATTAATGTATCATCTGAATAATTCATAGGCATTTGTGGccaatctaaaaaaaaaaaaaaatatatacatttatataaatacaattgatttaataaaaacattttttctaCATAAGATAAATACaaaggaaaataaataaataaaatatatctatttaatgtaataaaaaaaaaaaaaataataataataataataataaaaaagtttacatgtataatatttcttaaaataacatatctgtatatatttttttattttttatatttactttgAAAATTTTGCATATACAACGGATCTATAGGCATTTGCTGATTATTTGGGAATGGCATTGAATTATTTTGAACCattctattatttataaatgggaaattaaaaaaattgggTAATATTGGTAAAGGAGGATTTAATggcatattatttatatttgggAAGTTCATCAttgtattaaaatttttcccGTTAGAATTTCTTATAGGAGGatttctattatttaaatgaggATCAAAATAATTTGGTGAAttactatttcttttttcatcaataaaagaattattttgaGAAATTGGAATAAAATTAggattatttatatttttattatttactgGAGACATCATATTATTGAAActtttactattattttgtaaactattttgaaatttattatttatatcaacAAAATTTGTTGTAGATTCATTAAaactattatttatttcatttaagtTATTAAAACTATTTGGTGGTTTCATAAAATCATCAGcaacattattattattaaatatattatcgtttgattttttacttaattcatcattttgttgattattattatttttatcagtACTTATTTCGTTCATCATTTTTTGGTATTCTAAAtccattttaattttatcaaatTTATTGGTTGGATTAAATTGTTGATTTTTCATTTGATCGAAAGGAGGAGGTGGCATATTATTATAAGGTGGTGTTGGAATGTTATTAGGATTATCAATGtcattttttatgtaatttttttgctTAGCTAATTTACAATCAAGAGTAATATGGCCATGATCTCCACATAAGTTACATTTAATTTCCggttttttaaaattttgtaaattcATGTTTTCTGGGCATTCAAAAGTTAAATGGGTCATAGAGTTGCAAATAGAACATCTTTGAGTATCTAAttgatttaaatttattccATTAACTAGTGCTAGTTGTTCTAatccttttcttttatattcttcATGTAAAGGATGAAAAGGATCTAATAATGGTGTAATTAAACTTACAGCCTTTTCAACACATTCCTCACTATCAGCTGATATATGAACGTGTTTAGGCATATTAGCTTCTATTTCTGTTTGATGATCTGTCTTTTTTCCTTCTTTCTGTGTTCCCTTACCTCTTATACTAATTTGAGCTCCACTTTCCGCTTCTAATCTTTTATGATTACAACCCCTAGGGCCAATAATTAATCccataaaattatattcagGATATTTATCTATTggtatttctatttttctaattttttttattggcTTATAATTGGGTGGAGCAACAAAGCCTTCTACATGCTTTAATAAGTATTCTACTAACCTATGGTGTTCTTCAATCatactatttttaattcttgcTTCTCTTGTATTTATTCTACTTccatttttatcataaatgGGAGGTGGAGACGGTGGCCTTATGTCTGGATCTACGTATTCTAACTCTCCTTTATTCAACTTTTTGGTCAATTCATCATATCTCTGTTCTCTTAAAAATTGATCTAACTGAGAAGGAGTTAACCCTGGTGGGAAATCTACAAAAGGAAGTGGTAAGTAAGGTTTGTAGTCTTCAGAACCCCACTTACTTGgtatcattttattttctatattattatttgacAGATTATTTTCCCATCTtgactttttttttgcattttcTTCACTTAATTTTTCTACAGGAGATATATTAACAAGAGCTACTAGAGGATCGTAATACATCTcaacaaatatatatgcaCTTTTTtctacctttttttttttttccttttttttttattttttaattattgcaaaatatttataattttattctaaaaaattatgtattaaAATAAACTTTTATACATATGCATATTtgattaaatataaatatatatatatatatatatatatatatatatatatatatgaatatttctTGAAAGGAAATATATTGCATAtaaacttatatatatttatatgtatattaatttttttttgtaatgtgcatattttttattcttcaaAAATTCCATAATAAATGGTTctatattcattttaatcttcatttaaaattttgcTTATATCTAGgccattcttttttttttcttctttcttttcttactctttatttttattatacttttatattttttatatataggtgtatgtataattaaaaaattatatatttcttccttaataaaatatatagtaatttatatttatatataaaaatatctgCCAATTTAtcactttatattttatactttttgcATTTTAAGTATTTCAttaactaaatatatattttatttttttcagattttttttttttaatgatatttcttaaatatatttatgtaaaaataaaattaaaaaagaaaaaataaaatcaaagATGAAATGAAAATCGAATTATacgtattatttttttttttttttattagtgcTTAAGAATATTTTCGATGCAttcttaatattataaaaatttgaaaaatggaatattattaaatctttcttttaaaatagaaaaaaagttatCAAAATTCATTGTTttaatcttatttttatttttattattttattttatttttattttatattattgtttattttaaaataaattaaaaattttctttttttacgACAATAATAGATTTTAaggaaattttaaattaaatctTTTTTCAACATGAAAAAGAAtagtttatattattaatcaTTCTTTAACCTTTTAATAAacgataaattatttaaaaaagcaaaaaaaaaaaaaaaatatattcttatattaaaaaattaccttattaaaaaaaggattCGTAGatctattaataattataattaaaaaaaatattttcttaaaatttttaccACAATGAAAGAAATGTAAAAACATGTGACCTAATtcaatattttattctttactctttttattaatttttatattgtaaTTTTAGTATAAAttacaaatattttaattaataattaaaaatgaattttaatatttttatttatttcatatatattttatttcttgtagaacataaatattttaaaggttaaaaaaataacacaaatttttaatttaaaggaaaaaaaaatctcacatatataaatacaattTTATCACTTCTGTATTTTATCAGGTGCTCATGGattaaaacatattagtaaattaaattatataaattttaataggtttcataattataaaaatggtCGATGTTTTTCTAAAGCATATGAAAGTTTATACGATAGTTGGGGTATTACGCCTTTATGGAATACAAAACCTTTctcattaattaaattaccttttgtaaatataatttttataataatatacaaatacaatatatatacatatctAATATATGACTGTTTATAATAAGCATCtatttatgttatatatatatatatatatatatatatatatatatatatatatatatatatatatattatagaaTATTGTTAATATGTCACCCTTCTTAAGTGAAGAGTCCATAAAGTACCATTATAGTAAACATCATGCTACTTATGTGAAGAATTTAAACAgtatacaaaaatattataaaatatatatatatatatatatgtgaatataaataaatgtattcattattttttttatcgttGTTAAAATGTTTAACTTTTCCTCACTTTCCTTTGAGTATTTTTTCGAAGATTTAGCAGAACAGCATAATGAACTAAAA from Plasmodium relictum strain SGS1 genome assembly, chromosome: 11 encodes:
- a CDS encoding ATP dependent DEAD-box helicase, putative produces the protein MLSCFNKIFLKNVREFNRGYLLFIIAKKEQFSYVKSTSTNFEKINEEYTNMQRLIPLNENELLKIRNLLIKITNEKYIFHKIVHSYNIPSFFLLDNDVRNHFLKYLREDLTYTYELREFIMNESGNHRENIVDLKKRKEKEFQLKNKEVYDAKKELENEIQYMKDTKYEKIINILQIFIKKHYYRQWIFYEQIKKMCDFTEMREFIKNRNKTRKLYLYVGPTNSGKTYEAFGKLAESKNGLYCAPLRLLAWEIHNKLLKLHKVTNLLTGQEVIKKNDNTHTICTIEMTPLNKNYDCAIIDEIQMINNSIRGYAWTNVLINLNCEEIYLCGSENIINLIKNLSDILNDQLIIKRFKRLSKLELQEKTENLENVKTGDCVITFSRSNIMLLKKKLEKLNKRVFVIYGNLPPESKKKQIELFNYYCQINKENNKCDHTDLDDKKKKKDYMSDKNNEKETILIATDVIGMGLNICIKRIIFYSLKKYDGDILRYLYISEILQISGRAGRYQENCKNDMIGYITCIHSDDLNILRTVFKNKNISSLIGNDIENCLLYNEDNNNSNSLNNNTVNFCNNTNRCEEGSFSINNSNVNSVNSSDNLLNNKRNYENLEIFLKENECNSYARAGYFPDFNTIDNLGKILEFEHNSKIKLYETLQILIDYLKLNERYFFLTKNYNQMIFIAKFLDSINLDKHILFIYTLSPININNVIILNILKTFCMCHSILGYVDFFQCINKNLLHTLNLKDNLKNLSDSFEHEETNFFFQSDRIIDNNFKTLPSEYSEKLNANSVNDNHIFKNSILLNTSEENKIIAKDLQNENNRNDISFDEYIQILEVYYEIIDLYCWLNTKFPDIYKNIDLVNDEKKKVSREIINMLTQSLKEDETYVDENAYLKKLDTYFLGYKNL
- a CDS encoding transcription or splicing factor-like protein, putative, with amino-acid sequence MYYDPLVALVNISPVEKLSEENAKKKSRWENNLSNNNIENKMIPSKWGSEDYKPYLPLPFVDFPPGLTPSQLDQFLREQRYDELTKKLNKGELEYVDPDIRPPSPPPIYDKNGSRINTREARIKNSMIEEHHRLVEYLLKHVEGFVAPPNYKPIKKIRKIEIPIDKYPEYNFMGLIIGPRGCNHKRLEAESGAQISIRGKGTQKEGKKTDHQTEIEANMPKHVHISADSEECVEKAVSLITPLLDPFHPLHEEYKRKGLEQLALVNGINLNQLDTQRCSICNSMTHLTFECPENMNLQNFKKPEIKCNLCGDHGHITLDCKLAKQKNYIKNDIDNPNNIPTPPYNNMPPPPFDQMKNQQFNPTNKFDKIKMDLEYQKMMNEISTDKNNNNQQNDELSKKSNDNIFNNNNVADDFMKPPNSFNNLNEINNSFNESTTNFVDINNKFQNSLQNNSKSFNNMMSPVNNKNINNPNFIPISQNNSFIDEKRNSNSPNYFDPHLNNRNPPIRNSNGKNFNTMMNFPNINNMPLNPPLPILPNFFNFPFINNRMVQNNSMPFPNNQQMPIDPLYMQNFQNWPQMPMNYSDDTLIHAPAPETNPPPLPSENININNQDNANNT